DNA from Pelodiscus sinensis isolate JC-2024 chromosome 1, ASM4963464v1, whole genome shotgun sequence:
ccagcccccctgccctgagcccctgggcatGTGTGTGGCTGAGCCTGGCTCCACTCTGGGGTTCCATGTTGTACAGTCCCAGGGACACACGCCCACACCTGTGCGCTGCTCTGTCCCTGCCATGGAGCAAGATTGGCTCTGCCCCACCCCGAGGgatggcccctgcagccctgggaagCCTCCAGCCAAGGGGCTTCCATGGCCCcggcagctgctccaggggctCCTGTTCCACATGCAGGAAGCGTTTCCTGAGATTCCCTCTGCACCTGCCCCGCTGCAGGgagagccctgccccgccctgcccggcagcaggagagagcagctccccccgcttccctccagcagcccctcacGTGTGTGagaccccctgccccgccctgcccggcaGCAGGAGAGAGCAGCTCCCCCCGCTTCCCTCCGGCAACCCCTCACGTGTGtgagaccccctgccctgccctgcccggcagcaGGAGAGAGCAGCTCCCCCCGCTTCCCTCCGGCAGCCCCTCACGTGTGTGAGACCCCCtgtcccgccccacagcctcctgtctgccccacggcaccccagctcctccagtcctgccctgccccacagcctcctctctgccccatggcagccccagctcctccagccctgccctgccccacagcctcctctctgccccatggcaccccctgctcctccaggcctgtcacaccccacagcctcctctgccccatggcacccccagctcctccaggcttttcacaccccaacctcctctctgccccatggcacccccagctcctccaggcttgtcacaccccaacctcctctctgccccatggcgccccctgctcctccaggcctGTCACGCcccacagcctcctctgccccatggcacccccagctcctccaggcttgtcacaccccaacctcctctctgccccatggcagccccagctcctccacccctgccatgccccacagcctcctctctgccccacggcacccccagctcctccagccctgccccgccccacagcctaatttgcccagtactgacattaaggctttgtctacactcgcggcttcttgcacgagtaatatacaaatgaggctaagcatggaatatcaccgagcctcatttgcatacctattgagccaccacttttttcagaagaggctcttgtgcaaggagcatcttcactgccccttcttgtgcaagagaaaccctcttgtgcaacgccgttacacctatgacttttcaggaagaatggcgttgcgcaagagggtttttcctgcgcaagaaggggcagtgtcgaCGCTCCTTCtcgcgcaagagcctcttctgaaaaaagtggtggctcattagatatgcaaatgaggctcggcccCACAGGTTGTTTAGccaacttcctgcttctgatgtacttttactttttgagtttttggctagctgctcttcacattcctttttggcttttcttattgtacttttacacttaatttgacaacttttatgttcctttctatttccctcactaggatttgactttcactttttaaaagacagGTTTTTATCTCTCGCTGCTCCTTTTACCTGGGTGTTGTGCCACGGTGGCTCTGTTTTGGTTCTCTTCCTGGTTTTTATGTGGGGTGTACACTGGAGAATTAGCCGTTCCGGAGTAATCACTGTCTCTATTGCTGGGTTTGCAGGTGCTCTATCCATTTGAACGTTCCCTTTCGTTCTTCATTTCACTCTCGTCTGTCACATGCCTCCTTGTCTCCTCTCAGCTCAGAAGCCAAAGATTTTTCCTCAACGGCATCGTCCCCCATTTTCATTTCATGTCTTGGAAACTGCCATTTCCTCTGCTGAGTCCCTTAGacagctgggggggcgggggggacaaaCCTGAGCTCaggctcttctccctcccatcaCAACATGGTCCTTGGTTTGGCCACTGCTGGGAATGAGCAGCCATTTCTGTGGCCCGGCTTTCAATGGCAGCAGGTGTTTACCTTGACTGTCTTGGgatgtcccctgcccccctccagcacaGGTGTGGGCAGAGAGTCATCTTTCCCTGCTCAGATACTGAGCAACAGGGCGAATGGGGCTCTCTAACCTGCGTTTCATTGCAGTAAGGAACAAAGATGTCGGGTACTTGAACCCAGACGGCTTCAGTTcattgtctgaccgcaaagagacaggcaacaccagcaaggtctaatcacaaaactctttattgaagagtgcacacgaCAGTAGAGAGCAGCCTGTCTCCActgagaaccagccccgattCCTATAGCAAGTGGGGTTCTATAAACAGTTCCGTCGTGTCATCGACTGTTCACTGAAGCAACCCACCCTCCTTTGTTAGTTAGACACTCAAGCATGCATGCAGACCTTGCCAACTCTACAAGGTGGCCTTGAGACATCAGCAACTTTCGTATTACGACAGAAGGCAAGTACCAGCCAACGAGGAGACAGGGAGTTTTCTTATCAGTTTCTTAAGCAAGCTGTTCAGCTCAGCAAGCACAAAAATGCAGCTGTTCACTTATCTCATTTTTTGTTGCTTAGGCAGGAATTTGAAATACGGCCTTGCTCAACTCATGTCTCAAATTTTGTTCAGGGACGACCCAGAaccctttgctggactcttctcggTCTGTCTTAGCATAACTGCCCTAGGCCCAGTGTTCTGTGGGCTAACAAAGAGACGTAGCCAGTGTCCACAGGCGTGTTTCCGAGGGGGGGGACAGGACTAAAGAGGTTTCACACACCGCAACGTGTACGAAACACTGGCACCAGGAGCACCCTCAGCGATGGAACTGGCATTCACTGCCCAGTTGGTCATGTCTGATGTCTCTGTAGAAGGAAACGCTCATTCTTTCGTTTGTAAAGAGCCCCCTGTCTGCTTCACCACCACAGCAGCCTCCCTCTTCGCATTGTCTCTCTCTCCATCCAGGAGTTTGTGCTGCAGCTGTCACCCGAGATCTTGGGCGCCTGCAAGAAGTCGGGGAATGCGCTGTACGTGCAGGAGACCCCGTTCTGCCTCACAGTCGGACCCCTTCTCCCTGAATCCATGTCAGAGCCCAACACAAcccacttcaccaacccctccaccttcatcctgctgggcatccctggcctagAGGGGGCCcacgtctggatctccatccccttctgcatcatctacactactgcccttttggggaacttcaccatcctcgTTATTGTGAAGACAGATGCAAgactccatgagcccatgtactatttcctctgcatgctggccatcagTGACCTGGCCCTGTGCACATCCACCCTGCCCAAAACTTTGgcaatcttctggttcaattccagggagatacatttcaatgcctgcctcacccagatgttcttcattcattCCTTCTCAGTGATGGAGTcagggatcttcgtggccatggctgtggatcgctacgtggccatctgtgatcccttgagacattccaccatcctgacaaagcCTGTGGTGGCCAAGATGGGCCTTGCCCTGGTGCTGCGTGGTGCCCTCATCATACTCCCTTATACATTCCTGGCTttgcagtggccatattgcagaaccaacatcatcccccacacGTACTGCGAGCACATCGCCGTAGTTAAGCTGGCCTGTGCTGACGTCCGCATCAGTAGTTACTATGGGCTCTTTCTGGCATTCTTTGTGATGGGTCTGGATGTGTCTTTCATTGCCatgtcctacacccagatcctcagggccatcttccgcctcccAACCAAGGATGCCCGAATCAAGACTTTTGtgacctgcggctcccacctgtGTGCCATTTTAGCCTCTTACATCCCCGctttcttctccttcctcacacaccGGTTTGGTCACAATGTGTCCCCACACGTCCATATTATCATTGCCAATGCgtacctcctggtgccccccatg
Protein-coding regions in this window:
- the LOC102463100 gene encoding olfactory receptor 52E2-like, which codes for MSEPNTTHFTNPSTFILLGIPGLEGAHVWISIPFCIIYTTALLGNFTILVIVKTDARLHEPMYYFLCMLAISDLALCTSTLPKTLAIFWFNSREIHFNACLTQMFFIHSFSVMESGIFVAMAVDRYVAICDPLRHSTILTKPVVAKMGLALVLRGALIILPYTFLALQWPYCRTNIIPHTYCEHIAVVKLACADVRISSYYGLFLAFFVMGLDVSFIAMSYTQILRAIFRLPTKDARIKTFVTCGSHLCAILASYIPAFFSFLTHRFGHNVSPHVHIIIANAYLLVPPMLHPIIYGVRTKEIQVRLLRVLAQKGT